DNA sequence from the Butyricimonas faecalis genome:
AGCGAGCGTCTGTCTGGGCTCCGCAAAAATTGAGAAGCCGAAAGACCTGACCTACACGAACCTGCTGGAGTATTGGGAAAAGAGGTTCTGGCTGACGGAGTTCTCCCATCTGGGTGGAGGTGGGAACCCCACGAAATCCAATCTGGTACTGGTAACGAAAGCGGCAAAGGACAAGCCTTTTGACCTTGACGAACTGCAACCTTTAAAAAAACTGAAACTAAAAGACATATTGCGATGAAAAGAGTACATTATACAGACAGTTACCTGATGAACCCGCAACATCCGGTGACGGTAAACATCATAGGCGCGGGCGGTACAGGCTCGCAAGTGCTGACCGGTATGGCAAGACTGGATGTCACGCTCCGTGCACTCGGACATCCGGGATTGTTCGTAACGGTCTACGATCCAGACATCGTGACGGACGCAAACATTGGGCGGCAGCTCTTCGGACCGTCGGACCTGGGACTGAACAAGTCACAATGTCTGGTCACAAGGATAAACAATTTTTTCGGAAACGACTGGAAAGCGGAGGCGAGTTTCTATCCGTCGGTATTGAAGGAGGTAAAGCGGACCGAAATTGCGAACATCACCATTACCTGTACGGATAATATAAAATCCAGACTCGATTTGTGGAACGTGCTTGCGAAAGTTCCTTCATCCTCCTATACGGACAATAACACACCGCTCTACTGGATGGATTTCGGGAATACAAAGACCGCCGGGCAGGTTGTACTGGGAACCGTGCCGAAGAAAATCAAACAGCCGGTTTCCACGATGTATGAAACGGTCGGCTCACTGAAAGTCATTACCCGTTTTGTGAAATATGCGAGAGTGAAAGAAGTGGATTCCGGACCGAGTTGCTCACTGGCAGAGGCATTGGAAAAACAGGATCTGTTTATCAACTCCACGCTGGCGCAACTCGGCTGCAATATCCTCTGGAAAATGTTCCGCCACGGGATGATTGAGCATCACGGGCTGTTCCTGAACTTAGAAACGATGAAAGTCAATCCGATAGGGGTATAAGACAGGCAAAAGCAAATATGAAAAAGTGGAACCGCCTTGCCGGAAAAGTTTCTGCAAAATAATATCATTCAATTCATTGCGGAATGAGAAATTATTTGTACTTTTGCTATTGTATTTCGAGAATGTTTTGTTAACGATGTATGAACGGCAATAAAAGCACATATAAATACCACCCGTATATAACAAATATTTTTTGTTCAGGCGGTGCTTCGTCCTATAAGACGGAGGCTTTTTTCGTGTCATTACCGTTTCGTAAAGTTGTTTCCATATCCGGAAAATATTTGTCCGATGCGCTTAAAATGTGTGCCGATTATTTGGATATTCAGATAATTCGGTTACTCTCTCTCTCTCTCTCTCTCTCTCTCTCTCTCTCTCTCATGGCTACGCGCGTCAATATACAAAATATTCCTTAAATACCAATCACTTACGGAGAGTCCGTTTTCCGGAATATCTCTCCTTTCCACGTTATTATCCGAACCTTTACATGCCGCCCTCACCAATCGGGGGCGCGTATCGTCATATCCGTCGGCGGTGTATGCCGGAGCATGGAACAACAATGCCCGCATACGCCGCCGATATGCTTTTTTATTAACCCGTAACAACAAATCTTATCAAATATGACAGTGATAAAACGAATATTATTGACGGTCTTTCTTGCCGTTACAGGATTGTCGCTTTCGGCACAGGAGAAGCCGGACTCCACTGCCTACCGTTTCCGGTTCGTGGCAGAGAACGATATGTTCTTCTCCCCGTGGAGCGGCAACGGACAGGAACTTGAGCGGTTGCTTGCAGCCATCGACGAACACCGCCCCGCCATCGAAGCCGGACAAATGTATCTTTTAGTGACAAGCTACGCTACGGACGGCAACGAAGAACAGACTGCGGCGCAAGTGGCAAAGACACGCCGCAATCGTGTGAAGTCGGAACTGATTGTGCGCGGCAAGATAAAAGAGTCGAACTTCGTCACCGACCAGTTGTTTGACGAAGCCTATACGGACGGGAACGGAAAATCCCTGCACAACATGGTCATCGTCACCCTCCCTGCCTCTGTTGAGAAAGTGGCGGAGATAGCCGGTGCGGAAGCCGCCGCCAGAGTGGAAGCCTATAACAAAGAGGTGTCTGGCGAGGCGGAGCGCGAACGTATGGCAGCGAAAGAGCAGGCAAAAGCGGAACAGACTGCCAAGGAAAAGGCAGAACAGGAGCGTATCGCTGCAGAGCAGGCAGCCCGAGAGAAAGCCGAGGCGGAACGGATGGAGCGTGAACGCATGGCAGCGGAACAAGTCGAAAAAGAGCGTCTGGAAGCGGAGGAACAAGCCCGCCTGCAAGCTGAAGAAACGGCAATAGCCACCCCGTATCATTTTGCCTTGCGTGCCAACCTCCTGCGTTGGGCAACCCTCACTCCCGATTTGGGTATCGAGTGGCGCATCAACCGCCATGTGGGTATTGCCGTGAACGGTACGTGGGCTTCATGGAGCTGGGACGACAAGAACCGCCGCTATGCCCTTTGGGAAGTGGCCCCCGAAGTGCGATGGTATCTCGGCAAGGAGAAACGGGGCTATATCGGTGCGATGTACAAGGCCGGGCAGTTCAACTACAAGCTGTCCGAAACAGGCCGTCAGGGCGACCTCATGGGCGGTGGTATCGTCGGAGGTTATCAGCTGAAACTCAACAATGCCCTTTCTCTTGATTTCAACCTCGGCATCGGCTATATCCATGCCGACTATGACAAGTATGTGGTCATCAACGGCGTGAGGGTAAGGCGCGGCAGCGGAACAAAGAACTGGTGGGGTCCTGTTTCGGCGGGTGTCACCCTGGTGTGGAACATCTTTTAGCGGAAAGGAGGAACAATGAATACAACGATAATCATACGACAGATAAAGGAATATACGGGAGCATACGGAAAGGCTTATACCTTATTATATCTAATAGGTGCGGTGGCCATACTGACCTCGTGCGTGAAGGACGACCTCTATGACACGCCGCACCCCGACCGTGGGGCGGTGGTCGTAACCACAGACTGGAGCGGAAAGAGCACCGAGGCGGACATACCGCAGGCATACACACTGCGCATCGGCGGGAGGGAACAGAACGTGAGTGCGGCGACCAACGTGTTCGACGCGCTGCTCGCGCCCGGTGGCTACGGCCTGACGGTGTACAACTCCCCGGAGGGGATTAGTATCGACGGAAACAAGGCAACGGTGAATCCGGTGGATCTGACGGGTGCAATAGAGCCGCACCCCGGCTACCTCTTCGCCTCGCACCAGGACATCAGCGTCGTGGCGGATGACACCCTGCACGTCACCGCCCCGATGAGACAATACGTGCGCAGGCTCGACATCGAACTGACCGCCACGGAAGGCGACTACAGCCGTGTACAGTCGGCTACGGCAACGCTCTCCGGCGTGGCTTCGGCAGCGGATATGGCAACAGGCGACCGGAGTGCAGCGGCACAAGTAACAAACGCTTTCAGGCAGGACGGCAACAAGTTCACAATCTTTTTCCGACTGCTCGGCATCGTCCCGACGGAAACGCATACGCTGACGGTGGACATCACTTTCAACAACGGTGACACGCAGCGGGTAGTGAGCGACCTTACCGAGGCCATAAGGGACTTCAATAACGGCACCAAACCGGTTAAACTCACGGGTAATCTGCTTTTGCCCGTAGAGGCCGGGGTAACGGGCGCAACCATCACGGGCTGGAACGAGGTAGAAAGCGGCAATGGGGATGCTAACTGACGATAAATATTTTAATCAAAAAAACAAGATTATGACAATGAACATGAGGTTTTTCATTATTGCAGCAGCAACGCTATTGGCTGCGTGTACACAAGAGAACGAGGTACAGAACAATCCGGTGGAAGCACGAATCACGGCAGGCGTGAGCGGGCCGAAGACCCGTGCTGTGGACAACGGGTGGAACGCCGACCGAATCGGCGTGATGGTGGTGGATGCCCCTGGCACGACCACGACCATGGGCGACAAGTACAAGAACGTGGGATACGCGACCACGAGTACCGGCACCAACGCGGACTTCACCCCGATGACGGCGGGTGGCGGCATCTTCTTCGAGGATGCTTTCCTCGAGTTTACTTTTGCCGCCTACGCGCCTTACGCATCGGGCGCAAACGCCTCCACCCTGCCTGGTACAGACGGGAAGATTACGGTAAATACAAGCAACCAGCCCACGACCACGGAACAGGAGAAGGTGGACTACATCCATGCCACGGGAGCCAAGGCCGATAAAGACAGCCCGACCGTCAGCTTCACGGACAACACCGCCGCGGGCGGCAGCGACTGCTCCTTCAAGCACAAGATGGCCCGTCTTATCCTCAAGGTGCAGGTGTCGAACACCGACGGTTTCGACGACACTGCCGTGCTGGAATTCGCCGACTACAAGCTGGGCGGCCTGGTTCACGAGGGAACGTTCGATGTGAAGACCGGTACCGCCGCGGCCACGGGCAGCGTTGTGAGCGACTGGATGTTACGCCAGTGCACCGGTGCCCCGAATACGGCCACGGACAAGTGCGTGGCAACCTTTGACGCCGCCACGGGCGTGATGACTTTCACCATGATCCTGCTCCCGCAGACACTCGCCAACGCTTTGGTGCTTGAGATATCTCCCGATGACGGGGAATACCAGAGCTACTCCAACAAGGACATGATCAAACCCGCGTTGGAGGCCGGTTATTCTTATACCTACACCATCACGGTGAAGAAGACGGGGCTGACCCTTAGCGGAAGCACCATCGAAAACTGGAACGACGGTGGTAGCCATGCGGGTGATGCAAAAATGTAGTGTGTCTGAAAGCCACTGCCGTGCATCAGGCGTAAGACGGAGGCACGCCATATATAATAAATGGTGCGGCAGCCCGCGTCGCAACGGGCAGTGGCACAAAACGAAATAAATAAAGACAATATGAAAATAATAAGGAACATAGCGAGAAGGCCGTGGCCGAGCATCGGCGGCTGGTTGCCGGTTATGATGCTCATCTGTGGGGTGCTCGCTTCCTGTAGCAGTGAGGATGAAAGCACCGCGCCCCTGCCCGACGGCAAGTACCCGCTGCAACTGACGGCGGAGGTGGCGCAGCCGCAGACCCGCGCCGGAGGTAAGGATGCGTGGACGGGCGGCGAGGAGATTAGAGTGTCACTGGAAGGCGTGTTTGGTAACAAAACATACGTGATGGACGCATCGGGCAATGCAAGCCCGAAGGATGCCGATAATGCCTTCTATTGGAAGAACACCGATGAAGCCCGCGTCAGTGCATGGACCCCGGACATAGAATCGGAAACGGATATTTCCGACCAAAGTGGCGGGTACGCCGCTTTCGATGTCCTGTACGCCAGTGCCATAGGGCGTTATGACCAAGCCATAAATCTCCGTTTCATCCACCGCATGGCGAAAATCGAAGTAATTCTCAAAGCTGGCGAAGGCATTACGGAAGAGGAGTTGGAGGGTGCGACCGTCACCATTTTCGGAGACCCGCTAACGCACTCAACCGCCGGCTTGGTATCACCGGTTGACCAATCGGACGGCGAGATAAAGCCCTATTACGATGCCGCAACGAAGAAATACGAGGCGTTAGTGCCGCCGCAGGATATGACGGGCAAGCCGCTCATCCGAATCAGCATAGGCAGCAATGACTTTACCTACACTCCCGAAACAGAAGCTGCCGGCAAATTTGGGTTTTTCGGTGGCAAGCGGTATGCCTACACCATCACCGTGAAAGCCAGTGGCATAGAGGTGACCGCAGCCAAGGGCGGAACGTGGAACGCCGGCGGCAGCGAGAATGTGGGCGTGACCATCACCTATGACGGCACGGAAACAGAACCGAAAATCGGCGACTATTACTACTCCGACGGCACCTGGAGCGACGGTGGCCTGCGCAAGCTCTATGCCGACGGCACGATGGAGTGGGCAGAGACCAAGCCGCAGCCGGAGAACGGTAAGAACGTTATCGCCATCGTGTTCCATGCCGGTCATCACGAAAACGATGCCTCCGATTACTCCGCCACCGGTATCGGTCAGCAGAAGTGCCACGGCTATGCCGTTGCCTTGCAGGATGCCACAAACGGTCATTGTCAGTGGGGCGTTTACGGAACCGAGTTGGGTTGCTGCCCCACGGATGGAAGCGGAAAGAAACAGAACAATTACTCTGCACCTGACATCGACTGGAGCGGCTACGCCTGGACACAGAAAATCATCACCGCTGCCGGCGGCAAGGACAAGTTGAATGCCACCGAAGATTCCGGTTATCCTGCCACCTACTATGCCGTTGTGGATTATGCGCACAAAGTCCCGTCCCCTGCCAATAGCACCGGCTGGTTTTTGCCCTCCATCGGCCAGATGTGGAATGTTTATCAAAACCGCGCTTCTTTGTTTGAAGGCAAGACAGTGGTATCAGGCTTAAAGTCTGACTGGTACTGGTCCTCCTCGGAGTTCTACAGCCTTCCGGCGGACTACGCTCTTTTTGTGAATGTGAGCAACGACCGCGTGAACCTCGACCGTAAGAGCAGCAGATTTAGTTTCGTGCGTCCGGTCTTGGCTTTCTGACCTATTTACCTATTCAGCCTATTTATCTATTATGCGGCGTAGCCGCTCGTTGATAAAGGCTGAATACCCGCGAAGCGGGTCGGATTTACAAACGGAATTGTGGCAACGGCCGCTTGCAGTCTTTGCCCCGCAAGGAAGATAAAAACAAGTAACGTAAAGTTAAAATAAAAAGTGTGACAATGAAACGAAATATCCTACATACCCTTTGGGCGGCGGCACTGCTGCTGACCGCCTGCACGCAGGAGGAGCTTCCCCTGCCCGGTGCTGACAATGCCGCACCGCTCGCCATCACCATCACCGACGGCGGCTATGCCCTGACAACTTCGGCTGACGGCTCGCAGAAAGCCGCTACCCGTGCTACCGAGGACGGTTACCGTACCGAGTTTACCGCCAGTGACGCCTGCGGACTCTACCTTGTGCGCAATGGGGCGATAGTCTATGACAATGTGAAACTCACCGCCACAGCAGGCACGAACGGCAGTCTTACCTGGCAACCCGAAGCGGGCGTAACCCTTGCCGGCGGAATGGCGGGCGAGAAGTATTTCCTCTACTATCCCTATCAAGAGACAGCGAAGATGGCGGGCAAGGTAAATGCCACCGACACCACGAGCGATGGCGATTTCTTCGCCACGCTTATCAATGACTGGCAGCCGGAAGCTGATCAGAGCGACTACACGCAAGGCTACACAGCCTCCGACCTCATGACCGCCACGGGCTCGGGAAGCAAAGCCGACGGCAAGCTCTCGCTCTCATTCTCCATGACCCACCGCATGGCACTCGCCGTAGTCGAAATGCCCAAGACGGTGTATAAGTTCACCGACACCTCCATTCCCGACTATGTGATTGCTACTACAGCCGATTTCAGTGGAGAGGCCAAGCCCTGCCGCAATACGGACGGCACATACCGCTACTTCGTCCGTCCCGGACAAGGCAATACCGTAACCCTCACCGGCAGCTATGCCGACGGCAAGAAGGAGTTTTTCATCACCCCGAACAATATCAGCGTAAGCTCATACAAGACCTATAAGGTGGACGGAGCACCGACGATTGACAAAGATCACAATTTGCAAGTAGGGGACTACCTCCTTGCCGACGGCAATATTGTAGGCAAAGACGAAACTTTGACCGAAGAACAGAAAGCAAGCGTTATCGCCATCGTGTTCCATGCCGGTCATCACGAAAACGATGCCTCCGATTACTCCGCCACCGGTATCGGTCAGCAGAAGTGCCACGGCTATGCCGTTGCCTTGCAGGATGCCACAAACGGTCATTGTCAGTGGGGCGTTTACGGAACCGAGTTGGGTTGCTGCCCCACGGATGGAAGCGGAAAGAAACAGAACAATTACTCTGCACCTGACATCGACTGGAGCGGCTACGCCTGGACACAGAAAATCATCACCGCTGCCGGCGGCAAGGACAAGTTGAATGCCACCGAAGATTCCGGTTATCCTGCCACCTACTATGCCGTTGTGGATTATGCGCACAAAGTCCCGTCCCCTGCCAATAGCACCGGCTGGTTTTTGCCCTCCATCGGCCAGATGTGGAATGTTTATCAAAACCGCGCTTCTTTGTTTGAAGGCAAGACAGTGGTATCAGGCTTAAAGTCTGACTGGTACTGGTCCTCCTCGGAGTTCTGCGACCTTCCGGCGAGCGGCGCTCTTTATGTGAGTGTGAGCGGCGGCAACGTGTACAACTACAGTAAGGACGACAGGAATAGTTACGTGCGTCCGGTCTTGGCTTTCTGACCTATTTACCTATTCAATCTATTTATCTATTTGCGGCGTAGCCGCTCGTTGATAAAGGCTGAATACCCGCGAAGCGGGTCGGAAAAATTTTTGAAAAATCGAGTTATGGCATTATCCGAAGAATTACCCCTATACCGCGACACTTACCGGTTGTTGAACAACCTGTTGATCCTGACGCAGGATTTTCCGCGCTTCTTCCGCTACAGTATGGGCAGCCGTATGGTGGATTTGACTTTGGATATGCTTTCTCTGATTTACAAGGCGAACAGCAGCTATGAAAAAGTGGGCGTATTGACCGAATTTCTCGACCGTTACCGCATGTTGCAGATGCTTTTCCGCGTATGTGTGGAGCAGAAGGTCATTACCGAGCGCAAATACGCCTCGTTCGGGCTGCTGTTGGAGAAGATAGGCAAGCAGGCTACGAGCTGGAAACAATATAACGAACGCGGAATGAAGAAACAGGAAGATAAAAGGCAATGATTTATCAGTCGGGATTCGGGCGGTCAAGGCTTCCCGAAGCGAACTGTTTATTATTGAAAAAGGGTTGTCGGCAGGCTTTCCTCGTGCAGGGAGGCTCGCAAAGACAAAAACAGACAACATTTACTGGTCCTCCTCGGAGTTCTACAACAATCCGGCGAACAACGCTCTTTATGTGAATGTGAACAACGGCAACGTGAACAACAACAATAAGAACAACAGAAATAGTTACGTGCGTCCGGTCTTGGCTTTTTCAATAAAAACTTTACGATAAACAAAATGGTATAGCGATATGGAGTTGCAACAAAGTCTTTTTACAGATGAGGAACTCGGAGGCATTCCGTTGGAGGATGTCTTCGAGGCGTATTTCGAGTGCCGTAAAAAGAAACGCAATACCTGCAATGCCCTTGCCTTCGAGAGCGATTACGAACGAGGTGTGTGGAACTGTGGCGGGAAATCAATGCCGGCACATACCGCCCTTCGCGTTCCATCGCTTTCATTATCAACAAACCCGTGAAACGGGAGATTTTCGCCGCCGACTTCCGCGACCGTGTTGTACACCACCTCATAGCCCACAGGCTCGTTCCGCTTTTGGAAGAGAAGTTCATCGATGACAGTTACAGTACCCGCAAGGGAAAGGGTACGCTCTACGGCATAGAACGGGTGGAAGAACATATCCGGCTCTGCTCCGAGAACTACACGCGGGATTGCTATATCCTGAAAATAGACATCCGTTCGTTCTTCATGAAAATATCGAAGAGGCGGCTGTATGACCTGACCGAAGAACTCTTGCACGAACGCTACGGGGGAAACGACCTGGCGATACTGCTCTATCTGCTCCGTGAGACGATATTCAACCGTCCGGAAAAGAACTGCATCCGCAAGACGCCTCCCCAAAGCTGGCGCGGATTGCCCAAAGACAAGAGCCTGTTCCATTCCGACGGCTCGTGCGGACTGCCTATCGGCAACCTGACAAGCCAGTTGCTCGCCCTTAACTTCCTGGACGGACTGGACCATCTCATCAGCGAAGAATGGGGCGTGAAGCACTACGGCAGGTATGTGGACGACATGGTGCTTGTCCATCCCTCGAAAGAGCACCTGATAGAGGTGAAAGCGAAAATTGCCGGCTGGCTCTCCGAACACGGGCTGTCGCTGCACCCGCGCAAGATCTATCTGCAACATTACACGAAAGGTGTCCTGTTTATCGGAGGGATGATACTTCCGGGGCGGAAATACCTGAGCAACCGCACAGTCGGCTTCTGCTACGATGCCATCGACCGCCTGAACCGCTTGGCGGCAGGCTCGCCCGATTACGTGAAAACCCACGGGGAGGAGTTTGTCAGTACGATAAACTCCTATTTGGGAATGATGCGGCATTTTTCCTCCTACAACCTGCGGTG
Encoded proteins:
- a CDS encoding fimbrillin family protein; the protein is MKRNILHTLWAAALLLTACTQEELPLPGADNAAPLAITITDGGYALTTSADGSQKAATRATEDGYRTEFTASDACGLYLVRNGAIVYDNVKLTATAGTNGSLTWQPEAGVTLAGGMAGEKYFLYYPYQETAKMAGKVNATDTTSDGDFFATLINDWQPEADQSDYTQGYTASDLMTATGSGSKADGKLSLSFSMTHRMALAVVEMPKTVYKFTDTSIPDYVIATTADFSGEAKPCRNTDGTYRYFVRPGQGNTVTLTGSYADGKKEFFITPNNISVSSYKTYKVDGAPTIDKDHNLQVGDYLLADGNIVGKDETLTEEQKASVIAIVFHAGHHENDASDYSATGIGQQKCHGYAVALQDATNGHCQWGVYGTELGCCPTDGSGKKQNNYSAPDIDWSGYAWTQKIITAAGGKDKLNATEDSGYPATYYAVVDYAHKVPSPANSTGWFLPSIGQMWNVYQNRASLFEGKTVVSGLKSDWYWSSSEFCDLPASGALYVSVSGGNVYNYSKDDRNSYVRPVLAF
- a CDS encoding fimbrillin family protein; the encoded protein is MKIIRNIARRPWPSIGGWLPVMMLICGVLASCSSEDESTAPLPDGKYPLQLTAEVAQPQTRAGGKDAWTGGEEIRVSLEGVFGNKTYVMDASGNASPKDADNAFYWKNTDEARVSAWTPDIESETDISDQSGGYAAFDVLYASAIGRYDQAINLRFIHRMAKIEVILKAGEGITEEELEGATVTIFGDPLTHSTAGLVSPVDQSDGEIKPYYDAATKKYEALVPPQDMTGKPLIRISIGSNDFTYTPETEAAGKFGFFGGKRYAYTITVKASGIEVTAAKGGTWNAGGSENVGVTITYDGTETEPKIGDYYYSDGTWSDGGLRKLYADGTMEWAETKPQPENGKNVIAIVFHAGHHENDASDYSATGIGQQKCHGYAVALQDATNGHCQWGVYGTELGCCPTDGSGKKQNNYSAPDIDWSGYAWTQKIITAAGGKDKLNATEDSGYPATYYAVVDYAHKVPSPANSTGWFLPSIGQMWNVYQNRASLFEGKTVVSGLKSDWYWSSSEFYSLPADYALFVNVSNDRVNLDRKSSRFSFVRPVLAF
- a CDS encoding reverse transcriptase domain-containing protein; its protein translation is MELWREINAGTYRPSRSIAFIINKPVKREIFAADFRDRVVHHLIAHRLVPLLEEKFIDDSYSTRKGKGTLYGIERVEEHIRLCSENYTRDCYILKIDIRSFFMKISKRRLYDLTEELLHERYGGNDLAILLYLLRETIFNRPEKNCIRKTPPQSWRGLPKDKSLFHSDGSCGLPIGNLTSQLLALNFLDGLDHLISEEWGVKHYGRYVDDMVLVHPSKEHLIEVKAKIAGWLSEHGLSLHPRKIYLQHYTKGVLFIGGMILPGRKYLSNRTVGFCYDAIDRLNRLAAGSPDYVKTHGEEFVSTINSYLGMMRHFSSYNLRCKVMSRIGKEWWQVIYFAGHLEKVVLKKRYRQIECKKEEICNEIKELRRTV
- a CDS encoding four helix bundle protein yields the protein MALSEELPLYRDTYRLLNNLLILTQDFPRFFRYSMGSRMVDLTLDMLSLIYKANSSYEKVGVLTEFLDRYRMLQMLFRVCVEQKVITERKYASFGLLLEKIGKQATSWKQYNERGMKKQEDKRQ
- a CDS encoding PRTRC system ThiF family protein, which codes for MKRVHYTDSYLMNPQHPVTVNIIGAGGTGSQVLTGMARLDVTLRALGHPGLFVTVYDPDIVTDANIGRQLFGPSDLGLNKSQCLVTRINNFFGNDWKAEASFYPSVLKEVKRTEIANITITCTDNIKSRLDLWNVLAKVPSSSYTDNNTPLYWMDFGNTKTAGQVVLGTVPKKIKQPVSTMYETVGSLKVITRFVKYARVKEVDSGPSCSLAEALEKQDLFINSTLAQLGCNILWKMFRHGMIEHHGLFLNLETMKVNPIGV
- a CDS encoding fimbrillin family protein, which encodes MTMNMRFFIIAAATLLAACTQENEVQNNPVEARITAGVSGPKTRAVDNGWNADRIGVMVVDAPGTTTTMGDKYKNVGYATTSTGTNADFTPMTAGGGIFFEDAFLEFTFAAYAPYASGANASTLPGTDGKITVNTSNQPTTTEQEKVDYIHATGAKADKDSPTVSFTDNTAAGGSDCSFKHKMARLILKVQVSNTDGFDDTAVLEFADYKLGGLVHEGTFDVKTGTAAATGSVVSDWMLRQCTGAPNTATDKCVATFDAATGVMTFTMILLPQTLANALVLEISPDDGEYQSYSNKDMIKPALEAGYSYTYTITVKKTGLTLSGSTIENWNDGGSHAGDAKM
- a CDS encoding FimB/Mfa2 family fimbrial subunit — its product is MNTTIIIRQIKEYTGAYGKAYTLLYLIGAVAILTSCVKDDLYDTPHPDRGAVVVTTDWSGKSTEADIPQAYTLRIGGREQNVSAATNVFDALLAPGGYGLTVYNSPEGISIDGNKATVNPVDLTGAIEPHPGYLFASHQDISVVADDTLHVTAPMRQYVRRLDIELTATEGDYSRVQSATATLSGVASAADMATGDRSAAAQVTNAFRQDGNKFTIFFRLLGIVPTETHTLTVDITFNNGDTQRVVSDLTEAIRDFNNGTKPVKLTGNLLLPVEAGVTGATITGWNEVESGNGDAN
- a CDS encoding DUF3575 domain-containing protein encodes the protein MTVIKRILLTVFLAVTGLSLSAQEKPDSTAYRFRFVAENDMFFSPWSGNGQELERLLAAIDEHRPAIEAGQMYLLVTSYATDGNEEQTAAQVAKTRRNRVKSELIVRGKIKESNFVTDQLFDEAYTDGNGKSLHNMVIVTLPASVEKVAEIAGAEAAARVEAYNKEVSGEAERERMAAKEQAKAEQTAKEKAEQERIAAEQAAREKAEAERMERERMAAEQVEKERLEAEEQARLQAEETAIATPYHFALRANLLRWATLTPDLGIEWRINRHVGIAVNGTWASWSWDDKNRRYALWEVAPEVRWYLGKEKRGYIGAMYKAGQFNYKLSETGRQGDLMGGGIVGGYQLKLNNALSLDFNLGIGYIHADYDKYVVINGVRVRRGSGTKNWWGPVSAGVTLVWNIF